From Vigna unguiculata cultivar IT97K-499-35 chromosome 5, ASM411807v1, whole genome shotgun sequence, the proteins below share one genomic window:
- the LOC114184051 gene encoding protein cornichon homolog 4-like: MAEVLYWISTFALILTLLCILGYQLLLLVDLEFDYINPYDSTSRINKVVVPEFIVQGILCFVNLIAGHWFIFFLSLPSLYYNVRSYSRREHLADVTEIYNKLNSEKKKLLFKVAYLVAVFVIAVVSLVWTLTDDVN, translated from the exons ATGGCGGAGGTGTTGTATTGGATCTCAACGTTTGCCCTCATCTTGACCCTTCTCTGTATTCTTGGTTACCAG CTtctattattggtggatcttgaATTTGATTATATCAATCCGTATGATTCAACATCTCGGATAAACAAGGTTGTGGTGCCAGAGTTTATTGTCCAAGGAATCTTATGCTTCGTAAATCTTATAGCTGGACATTGGTTTATATTCTTCCTATCTCTCCCTTCTCTGTATTACAATGTGAGATC GTACAGTAGAAGAGAACACTTAGCAGATGTTACCGAAATATACAATAAGCTGAATTCTGAGAAAAAGAAGCTGCTGTTTAAAGTTGCATATCTTGTTGCAGTATTTGTGATCGCTGTAGTAAG CTTGGTGTGGACCCTTACCGATGATGTGAATTAA